CGGACTTCTCGACCGCGATCTTGCCGGTGGTGTCGCCGAGCTTGTCGGTGTGGTCCAGGCCGATCGGGGTGATCACCGCGACCTGGGCGTCGATCACGTTGGTGGCGTCCCAGGAGCCGCCCATCCCGACCTCGACCACCGCGACGTCCACCGGCGCGTCGGCGAAGGCCGCGTACGCCATGCCGGTGAGCACCTCGAAGAAGGACATCGCGACGGGCTGCGCGGCGTCGACCATCTGCACGTAGGGCTCGATGTCCCGGTAGGTCTCGACGAACCGCTCGGGGGTGATCGGCGTGCCGTCCAGGCTGATCCGCTCGGTGACCGACTCCACGTGCGGGGAGGTGTAGCGGCCGGTGCGCAGTTCGAAGGCGTTCAGCAGCTGCTCGACCATCCGCGCGGTGGAGGTCTTGCCGTTGGTGCCGGTGATGTGGATCGAGGGGTAGGAGCGCTGCGGCTGGCCGAGGATGTCCATCAGCGCCTCGATCCGCACCAGCGAGGGCTCCAGCTTGTTCTCCGGCCACCGGGTGGCCAGTTCGGCCTCGACGGTGCGCAGTTCGGAGTCGGCGCCGCCGGCATCGGCGGGACGGACGGTGTAGGGGTTGGGCTCGGCCTTGTCGCTCACCCCGCCAGTCTAAGGACTTCTCCCCCGCTCCCCCGACGGCACCCCGAGCGACCCCGGACCGGTCATCCGCCCACGGAGCGCCGACAGGCCCTCTTGACACCGCAATTGGTCTACTCCACCGTGTGAGTCGCTCCCCAGCTCCGCGCTCCCTGGTTCCACGCTCCCCGCACCGCACCCCCATCGACACTCCCCCACATGGAGATGGCATGCGTGCACCACAGAACAGTCCGCGCCCCGCGCGGGCACTGCTCGCCGGGCTGACGGCGGCCTCGCTCGGGCTGGTCGGCCTGGTGATGGCCGGTTCCGGCTCGGCCACCGCCGAGGCGGCGGCCCTGCCCAACGTGAACGTGGTCGCCAACGGCGACTTCGCCTCCGGCAACCACATCAGCCCGTGGGTCTGCGGCCCCACCGTCGCCGCGGTCAACAACTCGGCCACCGGCTGGGACCTGCAGGGCAGCCCGGCCGGCTCGGACTACGCCAACTGCAGCCAGACGGTGACCGTGCAGCCCAACTCGACGTACACCCTGACCTCCGTGGTGCAGGGCTCGTACGTGTTCGCGGGCGTCACCGGCACCGGCGGCACCGACCCGTCCACCTGGAGCTCCAACACCGGCTGGAACACCCTGACCTCCACCTTCACCACCGGCGCGGCCACCACCTCGGTGTCGGTGTGGTTCCACGGCTGGTACGGCCAGGCGCCGTTCCTGGTGGACAAGGTCTCGCTGGTCGGCCCGGGCGTCGGATCGCCCAGCCAGACCGCCAGCAGCTCGGCCTCCCCATCGCCCAGCGTGTCGCCGAGCACCTCGGCGTCCCCGTCCCCGAGCAGCTCGCCGACCACGCCGCCGTCGAAGAAGCACCTGCTGACCGGCTACTGGCAGAACTTCTACAACGGCGCGACCCCGCAGCGGATCAGTGACGTCCCGGCCGCGTACGACGTCATCGCGGTGGCCTTCGCGGACGCCACCAGCACCCAGGGCGCGATCTCCTTCACGCTGGACCCCACCCTGTCGTCCAAGCTGAACGGTTACACCGACGCGCAGTTCAAGGCGGACATCGCGGCCAAGAAGGCGGCCGGCAAGAAGGTGATCATCTCGGTCGGCGGGCAGAACGGCACCGTCTCGGTGGCCAGCTCCGCGGCCGCGACCAACTTCGCCGACTCGGCCTACAGCCTGATCCAGAGTTACGGCTTCAACGGGATCGACATCGATCTGGAGAACGGCGTCAACTCCACCTACATGGCGCAGGCGCTGCACTCGCTGCAGTCCAAGGTCGGCTCCGGCTTCGTGCTGACCATGGCCCCGCAGACCATCGACATGCAGTCCACCGGCGGGGAGTACTTCAAGCTGGCGCTGGCCACCAAGGACATCCTGACCATCGTCAACATGCAGTACTACAACAGCGGCACGATGCTCGGCTGCGACGGCGGCGTGTACGCGCAGGGCACCGAGAACTTCCTCACCGGGCTGGCCTGCATCCAGTTGCAGGGCGGTCTGCGGGCCGACCAGGTCGGCCTGGGCGTCCCCGCCTCCACCAGCGCGGCGGGCGGCGGTTACACCAGCCCCTCGGTGGTGAACGCGGCCCTGGACTGCCTGGCCTCCGGCACCAACTGCGGGAGCTTCAAGCCGAGTCAGACCTGGCCGGCGATCGGCGGCGCGATGACCTGGTCCACCAACTGGGACGCCACCGCGGGCAACCCGGTCGCCAACACCATCGGGTCGCACCTGCACGCGATGCCGTGACCGACGCCGCCCGGCCCGGGGCCGTTCGCGACTCCGCGCCGGGCGGCGCAGCGGTGACCGCTGCTGCGGCCGCGCAGCAGTGACGATCCGTCAGTACGTGGTGCGGGGCGTGGGCAGCCGGCCGCCGTGCCGGCGGCGCAGCTCGGCGGCGATCTCCTCGGCCTCGCCGTCGGGCAGCAGCGGCAGCATCATGGCGACCGCCTGCACCAGGCCCCCGAGCAGGTAGGTGGTGTCGGGCGTGCCGGCCACCAGGGAACGGACCCGGTCGACGTTCCCGGCCGCGACGGCCTCCAGCAGCAGCGCGGCACCCGCCGCCTCCTCGTCCACCGCGACCTGGGAGGTCTCCTGCGGGACGCGCCGGGCGAGGCCGCGCAGCACCCGGTCCGCGACCGCGGGGGCGTAGGCCTTGCGGACGGCCTCGGCGGCGATCCACACCAGCAGGGTGGCCACCTCGCGTTCGGCGTGCTCGGCGAGCAGCAGGTCCAGCTCGGTGTCGAAGGCGAGCTGGTTTCCGTGC
The DNA window shown above is from Streptomyces sp. TLI_171 and carries:
- a CDS encoding chitinase translates to MRAPQNSPRPARALLAGLTAASLGLVGLVMAGSGSATAEAAALPNVNVVANGDFASGNHISPWVCGPTVAAVNNSATGWDLQGSPAGSDYANCSQTVTVQPNSTYTLTSVVQGSYVFAGVTGTGGTDPSTWSSNTGWNTLTSTFTTGAATTSVSVWFHGWYGQAPFLVDKVSLVGPGVGSPSQTASSSASPSPSVSPSTSASPSPSSSPTTPPSKKHLLTGYWQNFYNGATPQRISDVPAAYDVIAVAFADATSTQGAISFTLDPTLSSKLNGYTDAQFKADIAAKKAAGKKVIISVGGQNGTVSVASSAAATNFADSAYSLIQSYGFNGIDIDLENGVNSTYMAQALHSLQSKVGSGFVLTMAPQTIDMQSTGGEYFKLALATKDILTIVNMQYYNSGTMLGCDGGVYAQGTENFLTGLACIQLQGGLRADQVGLGVPASTSAAGGGYTSPSVVNAALDCLASGTNCGSFKPSQTWPAIGGAMTWSTNWDATAGNPVANTIGSHLHAMP